A genomic window from Deinococcus aetherius includes:
- a CDS encoding tyrosine-type recombinase/integrase has translation MTDLSLDLVRRDLHDRARAWVTLHPDERRRRAVQACAEKDAEALWSLVEAYLTQHAQSGVLISRHTLLSYRTGVRQLVDHMTNRAWKVLGPEREDAQGWVGDLIASGKSISTVQARVAAGITLYKALRWAGATKAVPFEDVRLPRDRRHPLEKNAPYSESLVAGVLTRARDAYGEADTPAKRSRQLEVWALLLVLTHSGLRIDEALSLRWPDVDAGDDEPHLVVQSGKGRKSRVVPISPRLADALHAYRGAARTRRHREDYIFPYRTWQGAAYHVRPLFARRDGGNDFRGFHAFRKYMGSRLYEALGDFVAVAEVLGHANVNTTRGYVRVGVKRARQAIREW, from the coding sequence GTGACGGACCTGTCCCTCGACCTGGTGCGCCGGGACCTGCACGACCGCGCCCGGGCGTGGGTAACACTCCACCCCGACGAGCGGCGCCGCCGCGCCGTCCAGGCCTGCGCCGAAAAGGACGCCGAGGCGCTCTGGTCCCTGGTCGAGGCCTACCTCACCCAGCACGCGCAGTCGGGCGTCCTGATCAGCCGCCACACCCTGCTCAGTTACCGCACCGGGGTCCGGCAGCTCGTCGACCACATGACGAACCGGGCCTGGAAGGTGCTCGGTCCCGAGCGTGAGGACGCCCAGGGGTGGGTGGGCGACCTGATCGCTTCCGGCAAGTCGATCAGTACCGTGCAGGCCCGCGTGGCGGCCGGGATCACCCTGTACAAGGCCCTGCGTTGGGCGGGCGCCACAAAGGCTGTTCCCTTCGAGGACGTGCGCCTCCCCCGTGACCGCCGTCACCCCCTCGAGAAGAATGCGCCGTACAGCGAGAGCCTCGTCGCCGGGGTGCTGACCCGCGCCCGGGACGCCTACGGGGAGGCAGATACACCAGCAAAGCGCTCTCGGCAACTGGAGGTGTGGGCCCTGCTGCTGGTGCTCACCCACTCGGGACTGCGCATCGACGAGGCCCTGAGCCTGCGCTGGCCGGACGTGGACGCCGGGGACGACGAGCCGCACCTCGTCGTGCAGTCGGGCAAGGGCCGCAAGAGCCGCGTGGTCCCCATCAGCCCGCGCCTGGCGGATGCCCTGCACGCTTACCGGGGAGCGGCCCGGACCCGACGCCACCGCGAGGACTACATCTTTCCGTACCGCACCTGGCAGGGGGCGGCGTACCACGTGCGGCCGCTGTTCGCGCGGCGGGACGGGGGGAATGATTTCCGGGGCTTCCACGCCTTCCGCAAGTACATGGGGAGCCGGCTGTACGAGGCGCTGGGGGACTTCGTGGCGGTGGCGGAGGTGCTGGGCCACGCCAACGTGAACACGACGCGCGGGTACGTGCGGGTGGGCGTGAAGCGCGCCCGGCAAGCCATCCGGGAGTGGTGA